The nucleotide sequence GCGGGATGCGGTTCCGCTGAGTCGGTCTCCATCGGGGACTCGGTCGCCTCCATCGGGGAGAACGCCCTCGGCTGCCCCGGCCTCAGGTCGATAGAGGTCTCCTCCGGGAACGCGGAGTTCGCGTCCGAGGCGGGCGTCCTGTACGACAAGGATGCCACGGTCCTCATCAAGTTCCCTTCCTCGAAGCAGAGGCTGGTCATACCCGGCACCGTGGAGGAGATCGCGCCGCGCGCATTCGAGAATGCCGGGGCGGCCCTCAAGGCCGAGCAGGGCGGCGGGGATGTTTCCTACTTCCGCTACGTGGCGATCCCCGCGTCTGTCGTGAAGATTGGAAATTATGCCTTCGCCGGAAGCACGCTCGAATGCCTCAAGTTCGCGGGCGGCGAAGTCTCCGTGGGCGAAAGCGCCTTCGCCGGATGCTCCGCCCTCAACTACGTCGTGTTCGGCGCTGAATTCACGGAAGTCGGCGGTTACGCATTCTACGGATGCAGATTCTTCGACGGCGAGACGGAGATGGCCCTCGACGACGCCCTGGCAGGCCACAAGTTCACCGGCGCGGACGCCGCCCATCTCGATCTCTACGTCCCGAAGGCCGGCGGAACCATCGTGAGCGGGGACGTGAAGTACAGGATCACCGACAACGGTGATTCCAAGACAGTTGTAGCGGTCCGCCCGGCCGGAGACAACGTGGCCAACATCTCTGTCCCCGCGTCCATAAGCTACCTCGGGTTCGGCTGGGAGGTCACGTCCATAGCGCCCAAGGCCTTCCTCAGGAACGGCTCCATCGTTTCGGTCACCTCCGAGGTGGACGTCGGCCGCAGCGCCTTCCACGGCTGCAGGAACCTCGAATACGTCGCCCTGGACGGGGCGGCCTCCGTCGGGGCGTACGCGTTTTTCGGCTGCTCGTCCCTCGAGCATGTCGACCTCGGCGGCGCCGACACCCTGGGCACGAGCGCCTTCAGCGGTTGCGGGTCCCTGGCCAGAATCGATCTGAGCGGGGTAACATCTATCGGGAAGCACGCGTTCTTCGGGTGTGGGTCGCTGACATATGCAGACCTGCCCTCTGTGGCGTTTATCGGGTACGGCGCGTTCACTGGGACCGATCTGGTTGAAGTGGGCTTCGGCGGCGATCTCTCCCATGTCGATTCCAAGGCGT is from Candidatus Methanomethylophilaceae archaeon and encodes:
- a CDS encoding leucine-rich repeat domain-containing protein, producing MAPCQSDLSGRRLAAAATFALALAAALAAVSVAGGADALSDGDEFTVDDINYKVTDVYDQFVQITGYEGSPVRAVGTVINEGSEWAVESVGDSAFSNCGSLEKVILPEAVSVWTGAFLGCGSLREASLPKATSVGDSAFQGCGSLEELSLPEAVSIGIAAFDGCDNLREASLPKATSVESNAFSGCENLKEVSLPSAESVGDSAFNGCGSLEEVILPEAVSIGGQAFWNCYSLKYVRFSGSLENVGEDAFVVSFYSGDEELDPNADSLRGREFVGTGDGKLYEMFIVDSVHYFVLSGNEVSAVGFEGSPTALSVPSSVEHGGAEYIPVSIGDGAFAGCGSAESVSIGDSVASIGENALGCPGLRSIEVSSGNAEFASEAGVLYDKDATVLIKFPSSKQRLVIPGTVEEIAPRAFENAGAALKAEQGGGDVSYFRYVAIPASVVKIGNYAFAGSTLECLKFAGGEVSVGESAFAGCSALNYVVFGAEFTEVGGYAFYGCRFFDGETEMALDDALAGHKFTGADAAHLDLYVPKAGGTIVSGDVKYRITDNGDSKTVVAVRPAGDNVANISVPASISYLGFGWEVTSIAPKAFLRNGSIVSVTSEVDVGRSAFHGCRNLEYVALDGAASVGAYAFFGCSSLEHVDLGGADTLGTSAFSGCGSLARIDLSGVTSIGKHAFFGCGSLTYADLPSVAFIGYGAFTGTDLVEVGFGGDLSHVDSKAFFGYSFLDGDGDKIKVNAGKLAGKHFSGGGKVLTQDP